DNA from Pajaroellobacter abortibovis:
GCTGCTGTTCTCTAGGAACAGAGGATTGTGGGGCGATCGAGAAATTGAGCGAATCACAGGGGAGAGAGCTTACTCCACCTATTCGTGTAGTGAAGCCATGACGAAATCCTGCTGCTGTTAGCAAGGGACTTTGATGGATCAACATATTCCTTAACTCTAGATCAGGCATCGATAGACAAGATAGATATCATATTCCTTTCTTTTTTTCTTCTGTGCGGTCATCTTTCTCTTTTACTCTGTCTAAGTATCCTCTCTGTTTTTCAAGCTTGATGTTAATTCGATGAATGCAACACCTTCTCTTCTGTTCAAGACTTGTAACCTAACCAAGATTTATGGTTTGCATCGGATCCTTGTAGATGTCTCTATTGATTGTTACAGCCATCAAATCAGTATTATCCAAGGGAAAAATGGGGCGGGGAAAACCACGTTATTGCGGTTGTTAGCGGGGCTGATCAAACCCACCAGGGGGAATATCCTCTGGGTCGGAGGAGAGAGACCACAGATCGGTTGGGCGGGGCACGAATGCTCGTGTTATGAATCGCTCTCAGCGAAGGAAAACATTGCATTTTCTGCGAGCCTTTATGGTATTAACCCGGAGAAAGCATGGGCGTGGGCGTGTGATTGGTTTGGCTTAAGTCTTCTTGAGCAACGTCCTTTATCGAGTCTTTCGTTTGGGCAGAAGCAGCGGCTCGCTTTAGCTCGGGCTACGCTTCATCGCCCTTTGATTTTACTTCTGGACGAGCCGATCGGCGGCCTTGATCGGCATTCTTGTGCTCGACTGGAGCAATTTCTGAAGAAGCAAGCAGCAGCAGGGGTTTGTGTTCTTCTGTCTACGCATGACACTTGCTTTGCAGCGAGGATGGGGGATCGTTTTCTTGTGCTCGAGAAGGGGAAAGTGGTTCAGAAAGCTTATCAGAGTGAAGTAGGTCAATGAATCGCTCTCCAGAGTTCAGATAGTCCTTTTGCGATTTCGTGAGGTTGAGCCCGTGGGACACTCCCCAAATAGGGTATTGAACAGTGACGTTGAATTTCATCTGCGTTGGTTCCGGTCGATCGGTCTGCGTCTTTCGGGTGATTCATAATAAATCCAGAAAGTGCGATCCCGCTTCGATACGAGGCTCTTTCGACGGCGATTGTGTCATGGATTGCACCTAATTGATCGGGGACAATCAGAAGCGTCCTTGTCGGATTCAGCTGAACGCATAGATCGACGTTGAGTTGCTTATCAGTCAGGGGACTAAAAAGCCCCCCAGGAAGCTCTACGAGAACGCCATCCGCTTGCTTTCGGATGGATTCGATCTCTTGAACAATAAGATTAAGATCGATCGGAAGATTTTCTTGCCTGCTTGCTTGAGACGGGGAGATAGGTTCTCGGAAGGAATAGCAGCAGGGGAGGGGATGTTTCACGTGCAACGTAGAAACCGCTGCGAGCCGAGCGCTGTCAGACAATTCCGCTTTTTGGGACCCGCTTTCGATCGGCTTGATCGCGATGAATTTTTGCGTTTTTCCTGCAAATAGGGTCAAGGATACAGAAAAATGAGTTTTTCCTATTTCTGTTCCTGTTCCTGTTACCACAATCAGCGGAGTTGGCATGCTAGACTTTCTTTAATACAACGAAGGGCCCATTCAAGATCATTTTCTGAATGGTTTGCTGTTACGGTGAACCGTAAACGCGAAGTTCCAGGAGGTACAGTAGGGGGTCGGATGGCAACTACATAAATCCCTTTGGAAGAAAGATGTTGAGCGAGTGCAAGGGCTCTTTCAGAACTTCCTACAACCCATGGAATAATCGGGCCGTACCCACGGACATCCAACTCAAGTCGCTTGAGTCCTGCTCGAAACAAGGTAGCATTTGCTAACACCTTTTCTCGAAGGAAGGGGCGGTTGGTAAAAGTTCGAAATGCTTCAAGAATATTGGTAGCTGTGCATGGGCTCATCCCTGTAGAGAAAACAAAACTGCGCGCTTTGTTCCATAGCCATTTGATCAGCGTTGAACATCCTGCTGCAAATCCCCCGCTATTGCCGAACGCTTTCCCAAATCCTCCAATGAGAACATCAGGTCGGATATTGGCCTGAGCGCAAAGCCCTTTCCCTTCAGGTCCTAGGACCCCAATCGCATGCGCTTCATCCACGAGAAGGGCGGCGCCGTAAGCATTACAGAGTTTGCGAAGGGATGCGAGATCCGGCGAATCCGCATCCATACTGAAATACGACTCTGTGATGACCCAGGCTCTTTTTTCACATCGATGTCGAAGGTGATGCTCAATAGCTTCCCTGTCGAGATGAGGTACCACCGCAATCCTAGCTTTTGAAAGTCGAGCGCCATCGATAGCGGATGCGTGAATCAGAGCATCGCTTACGATCAGATCCTCTTGTGTTGCAAGTGCGCTTAACGTACCCAATTGAGCTGAATACCCGCTTGTAAAGACCAGCATATCCTCGACCCCCAGCCAATGGGAAAGGGTGTTTTCAAGAAGAAAGAGTTCTTCCTGTTCACTACTGATGAGTCTTGAAGCGCCTGCTCCTCTTTTGCTAGAATGAGCCAGGGTAGATGCGAGACCTAAGTAGTCATTGCTCGCAAACGAAAACAGTTTTTCGTTGGATCTCCTAGACCGCTGCCGGAGAAGATGATTAGAGGCCAGGACCGCGAGTTGTTCTTCTAAGTGAAAGAGCGCTGGAGGAGTGTTTGAATGTTTCACGTGAAACTAAGCTTCTATCTCGTTTTTTCGTTCGAATATTCTGAAGAATGTGTGTAGGAAATCCATGCTTGTCAAACTTTAATCATCCATTATGCTTTCTATCTTTTTGAGAATATGGAATAGAAAATTGTGTGTTTTCGAGTAGAGAGCAGATCGCTGTGCACGCTCTTGTTCAAGCTCATACGCAAGTATGAAGGCGACCAAAATAAATGTGCGGGGGGGGCATTGTTTTGGAGAAGGAAGGAGTTCTTCCAATTTTTGATTAATGGTATCGGCTAGTCGATGGACGAACGCTTCATCCTCGGAGCTAACAAGGCGTATCCGTTGTCCTCCTACTTCTACTTCAATCGTGTTGGATTTGCTCGAGTCGTGCATGTTGTGATGCTCAAGGAGAAGGAGAGGAAACAGGAGGGACGGAAAGAAGCTGGACAGAAGTGGAGAATGACAGCGTGTGAGAGACTCTAGGATCGCAAGCTAATCTATCAGGGCAAGACCTGCAATCAATCCAAGCGTCTTGACCTATCAAACAAGGTAAAGGAGGGACTGTACTTCGGTTTGCACAATTCGGTTTCCCCTCGCTTTGTTCCAAGTTACGATCGATGGAATCAATTGGGTAGCTAACCAAGCAGGCTATGCAGGCTCTTACTTTAAACTGAAATGGTTTTGTCTCAATCGAGGTTCCTGTACTAGTGCGGCCATATACAGAAAACAGCACGATCATGATTTTGGACTTTGCCGCAGTTGTATCTTTCAGAAATGTTGTCAGACTTTTTGCATTGATTAGGTTAATCGAAGGAGCAGCATATTCTCCCCCCCCATTCAAAACAGGGTTTTGGGCGATAAGGGGGGCTATAAATGTATCGAGCTCTTTCCCATTTTCGTCTTGGACACTCACACGGACCCCTTCGATCACAACGTCTGCAGATTCAGGGATTCCATCTTCCTCTTTTAACGTATTCTGAATAAGTACGTAGGGAGTGTATGTCATCGTTAGAGCTAGATCCATCGTGCCCATCCGAATCAACTTTGCTTGGTCGAGGTTCCCCTGATATTGGCATGATTCTTGGCTTGAGGGAGGAGCAAGTACCCCTTGAATGAGGAGTTCTCTATTGTCTTCTTTGCGAGGGTTGCACCCCGTGAGGGTGGCAGCGATGTATCCTGCAATAAGGAGAGGTTTGAACATTCTTTTTTTTGTCTTCATTCATGTTCTCACAATTAAAACGCTTTTTGTTCGTTCAGGAATCGATCCCCTAGTAAAATTTTTTCGATATCAACGAGAGGAAGGCGCTCTACGCTGGCTTTTCCAATCCCCTTTACCATAGGAAAGAGAAGAAACCGCCCGTCACGTTTTTTATCCCCTTGGATAAAGCGCCATGCAGCTTGCAGCTCATGATGTGCAACGGAGTGCGGGAGTCCAAGACGGAAGAATAAGTTTTGGACGCGGTGCACAAGCGAAAGCGGAATCACCCCCATTGCGTAAGCCATGTAGAGCTCGGCTATCGTGCCGAGGGCGACAGCCTCTCCGTGCAGGTGGCGTGTATACTTGCCTTGAGCCTCTAGAGCATGCCCTAAAGTGTGCCCTACATTGCAGAGCAACCTATTCCCTTGATCGTATGTGTCTTGTCGCACGATCTGAATTTTGGTTTTTATTGCGTTCTGCATGCATGGAAGAAAGCGCTCAAATCTGTTTTCTGTGAGGTTCTCCGCGTTGTTTTCGAGATCGACAAAAAGAGGCTCATGGGCAGCCAGTCCGATTTTGACTATTTCTGCGAGTCCTGCTCGAAATTCCCGCACAGGGAGCGTTTCCAAATGGGCGATATCAATTATTCCGGCAGAAGGAAAAGAATAGGTCCCTATGAGATTTTTACCCAATCGGTGATTGAATCCGGTTTTTCCACCTACTACGGAGTCCGCCATCGCGAGTGATGTTGTGGGGACCTGGATGGCCCTGATCCCACGCAGGAGGGTGGAGGCAGCAAAGCCGGTGAGATCCCCTATCACTCCTCCCCCTAGACTAAGCAGAATGGTTTTCCGATCGATGCCAAGTGTGAGTGCAGATTCCCAAATAGAACTGATCGATTCGAGTGTTTTGGAGATCTCTCCTGGAGACAGGATCAATTGATGAGTTATCTCTTGAAAAGGAGCCAATGCTTCTTGGATAAAGGGACCTCTTTTCTGGTGTATGTTGTGATCCGTCACAATCATCAGGGAAGAAGGATTGAATGCAGTGAGTGTTTCTGTCAAAAGAGAGGGGTTGTGAGCTGCGAACAAGATCGGATAGCTTTTGGTCCCGATGGGGACAAGAGCGACCTCACGCTCTATTGTGCGGAGGATGTTTTCGATGATTTGATTTACGGTGTGACTCTCTGTGGAGAGGGACAGGTGGCATTCCGCGTAAGCTTCATGCCGCTCTTCGAGCAGTTCTTCTATCCGTTTGAAAAGATCGGAGTTTGTGAAAAGAGGACGTTTTTCCTGTGCTTTTTGAATTCGCTTGGCGAGCGCTGATGGGGTCGCCGTCAAGGTGATCACCCAACTTTTTTCGAGAGCGACATGCCGTGTTGCGCGATGCATCAATGTGCCGCCCCCACACGCGATCACCTGGGGAGTCCCTTCCATCAACAGACGTTGAAGTAGCTTTTGCTCTTCGCTCCGAAAAGAAAGTTCCCCTCGCTGACGAAACCAGTCTGCTATGGATATCCCGTGTGTTTGCGCGAGAAAGGTGTCTGTGTCGATGAAGGGGAGTTGTAAGCGATTGGCTAAAACAGGGCCTAAAGTGCTTTTCCCTGTTGCCATGAAGCCGCTGAGAAGAATAGGTTTGGTTTTCAATAGTCTCGAACTTGAGATTGATAGGATTTTGCGTTTGTCAGGAATTCTTGGAGGCCATCTCCTCCAAATTTTTCGAGGGCTGCTCCTGTGAGGATGATCGCCATCATTGATTCTCCTACCACACAAGCAGCAGGGACGGCACAAACATCACTTCGCTCCGTGATAGCGTGGGTGGGCTCTTTGGTGATGATGTCTACACTGGCCAAAGGGATACGCAATGTGGAAAAGGGTTTCATGATACATTTACAAACGACAGGTTGACCGTTGGTCATCCCCCCTTCTAATCCGCCAGCATGATTGGATAGCCGCACAAATTGAGCGGTGGATCGATCATAAGAAATCGGATCGTGAATGGTCGATCCTACTTGCTCTGAAATGCGGCAAGCGTCCCCTATTTCTACCCCTTTGACTGCATGAATACTCATCATCGCTTGGGCTAAACGCCCATCTAGCTTGTGATCCCACTGGGTGTGGCTCCCTAGCCCTGGGGGGGCCCCCAAAGCGATGATTTCGAAAGTTCCCCCCAGCGTATCTTTCGCGTGAGCAGCAGTTCGAATGATGTCTCTCATCGCTTTTTCGGCAACAGGATCAGCACACGCTAGTTCTGAATCACGTGCGCGTTGCCGGAGAAGAGCATGTGGGATATCCTCTGTGGACGCTTTTACAGGACCGATGGATGTAACGTGACCAAAAATATCAATTTCTAAAAAACTGAGGAGTTTCTTGCAAACAGCCCCCACTGCTGTGCGCAAGGCAGTCTCGCGCGCGCTTGCGCGTTCTAGGATATCGCGTAGATCGTGTCGAAAATACTTGAGCCCTCCTACTAGATCGGCATGCCCAGGCCTAGGCCGTGTCACTGGATTGGAGGGATTGGTCGAAGAGGGGAAAGGGGACATCGCTTCAGCCCAGTTGGGGTGATCGCGATTTTCAATCGAAAGCACAAGAGGAGAACCGAGTGTCTCTCCATGGCGAACGCCCGCTAGGAACTCGATCTGATCATGCTCAATTTTCATCCGCCCCCCTCGGCCGTAACCTCGTTGACGTCGAGCTAGATCTGGATTGATATCCTCAGGAGTCAAAGGGAGGCCTGCAGGAATCCCTTCGAGGATGGCTGTAAGGCGCATTCCATGAGATTCACCGGCGGTTACCCAACGAAGAAGAGGCATTGCACAGATGAATGATAGTCTATTTTGAAGGGGTTGGCCATAACCACCGAAACGCTTATTGCATCGGGTTCAATCCGGTTGAAAGCAAATCGAAAAGGTCGTTATGAAATGCAAGCATTTTCAAAAGTATGAAGGGTTGGGAAATGACTTTATCCTTGTCTACAAAGGGGAGGAGGACGAGGAGTCATGGTTTATCAACAACGCGAAATCGCTCTGCGATCGCCATTATGGGATTGGGGCGGATGGGATCCTTTTGCTTTCTCCTACGACGAAACGTTTTTGTGATGTTCGAATGAGTGTGATCAATGCGGACGGTTCTCGCGCGGAAATGTGTGGTAACGGAATTCGGGCGGTGGCTCTTCATAGAAGTCGTGTGCAAGAAAATACAGATGCGCCTTTGCTGATTGAAACCGATCAGGGTATTCTTACCTGTCAGGTCGAGGAAGTGAATGAAATGGAAGGAATTGTTCAAGTAGATATGGGACCGGTGCAATGGGAGGGGGAGATCCCGTGGACGTTTGCTGATCGGTCCTTTCGACTTTCTCTCCTTCGGGTGGGGAATCCTCATGCGGTGACGTTCGACCCCTTTCTGGAACAGGATTATGTAGCTATGGGCGAGCAAATATCCCAGCACCCTCAATTCATCGAAGGGACGAATGTGGAATGGGTGACCATGAGAGAGTCCACGTCGATGGAAGTGATGATTTGGGAGCGTGGGGTCGGCTTGACATTAGCCTGCGGTACGGGGGCCTGTGCTGTTGCAGCAGCTGCTTGTGAAAAGGGGTTGGCCCCTTGGGATATCCCTCTTTTTCTTCATTTACCAGGGGGAATCTTGACAATACAGATGCGCTCTTCTGATCGGCATGCTCTGATGCGAGGCCCCGTCCGGCACGTTTATTCGGGTGAGTTCTATTGCTTGAGGTATTGTGGGTTTAAAGGAGAGAAATGTTATTCTTGAACGAGGGTTCCGATCGGTTCCCCGAGGACAACTTGCTTGACGTTCCCACTCTTGAGTTTAAAAATTCGGATCGGCAGTTTATTGTCTCGGCAGAGGGCTGCGGCTGTTGCATCCATCACGCCGATGCGATCGGTGAGAAAGCGGTCGTAGCTCATGTTGGGTACCATCGCAGCGTCGGGGTAGTGGAACGGATCACGGTCATAAATCCCTTCTACTTTGGTTGCTTTGAGTAGGCATTCCGCGTGAATTTCCATTGCTCTCAGCGCAGCTGCAGTGTCTGTGGAGAAGTAGGGATTGCCTGTTCCTGCAGCAAAAATAACAATGTATCCGCGCTCTAGATGGCGAATCGCGCGGCGCCGTATATAGGGCTCGGCGATCTGCCGAATCTCAAGTGCTGTTTGAACTCGTGTCGGGATCCCTTCTTTCTCCAGTGCATCTTGTAACGCGAGCGCATTGATCACCGTGGCGAGCATCCCCATATAATCTCCTTGCGCGCGGTCGAGACCGCTGCGAGCCCCTTTAATCCCTCGAAAAATGTTTCCTCCTCCCACGACAATTGCGATTTGTACGCCGAGTTGATGTACGTCAGACAACTCAGCTGCAACTATCCGAAGCACATTGGCGTCAATCCCGAATCCGCCTTCACCTCCGCAAAGAGCTTCTCCACTTAGCTTGAGAAGGATCCGGCGGTAATAAAGCAATTGCTTTTCCTGAGGAGGAGGGAGGGGGGAACCTAAGGGAGGGGAGCCTAAAGAAGGATGGATGGGGGAGGTTGTAACTGCATAGGTGGAATTACTCATGCTGCTATCTTTATCCTATGGAATACCGCGCAAGGCGACTCATTTTTGTTAGGGCTACTTGAAGCGCTGTTGTAGAGAAGGATAACAAGAAAAAAATAAACATCCGATGTCTACCTAGAAGCGTGTGTCTCTGTAAAGAGGGAGCGAGTGTGATGAATGGTTTAAGGCCAACCCAAAAGTATCTCAGAAGTGATGGATGGATGTTTGTCATGCTTCTGGCTGGGTATTGTGGGATTGGTGGATGCCGCTGGAAGAGCTGCGAGGAAACAGAAGCAACCTCTCAGAAGCAGACTCAGAAAGAGGAGAGCCATTCGCTGACTGCAGCACAGGCCCATCAAGTATTGGCTCGGGTAGGAGATAAAAATATCACCTTGGGTGATTTTAATGAACTGCTTGAGCAGATGGATCGGTTTACTCGCCTTCGGTACGAAGACATGACCTCTCGAAAAAGGTTGCTTACAGAACAGATTCACATCGAGCTTCTGGCTCAGGAAGCAAAAGCCAAGGGGTACGATCGCGATCCAATGGTGCAGCAGGAGATCCGCTCGATTCTTCGCGATGCGATGTTGCAAGAGGGGCGAAAAGAGACGCTCTCTCCTGAGGCGATTCCGGAAGAGGAAGTGAAAGCCTATTTTCAGCAGCATCAGCGTGATTTTCGAGAGCCCGAGCGTCGGCGCATTTCTGCTATTGTGCTCAGGCAGGAGGAAGAAGCCAACCGTGTTCTCTCCAAGGTGCTGAAAGTAGATATCCCTTCTGCCTGGGGTAAGTTGGTACGTACCTATTCCATCAAAAGAGAGAATGTACAAAGAGTTCCACTTGATTTATCTGGAGATCTTGGGTTCGTGGACCCTCCTGAGGAAACGCGTCCCAGTTCCTCAGAAGTTCCTCCTGCTGTACGAGCAGCCATTTTCGAGGTGGATCAGGTGGGACATGTGCTCACTCGGGTTGTCCATGGAGAGGATGGGAGGTTCTACATTCTTTTGCTCAATCAAAAAACACCTCCCAGGCAGCGGTCCTATGAAGAAACTTCTCGACTCATTCGTGTTCGATTAGCTCAAGAAAAAATCAGAGCGCGGGACACCCAAACCATAGAAAAGTTGAAGCAGAAATATCCCGTCCGATTAGATGAAGCGGCTCTTTCTCGCGTTTCTGTAGAATTACCAAAACCCTAGAAACCCGACCTGCTGTGCCCTTTTGGGTGATTTTGGAGTCAATCAGTTGGGAGTTCCGTTTGGCAAGGATTGGGTGATTTGGAAATGACCATAACGGTGGAGAGCCTCTTCGTGGAATGATAATCTCATCCAATTGCAGTTGATCTCCTTGTTGGTCTCTACAAAGGGTCCCGAGAGGTGCCCTTCATGCCAGGTGCCTACCTACGATTGTAGTTGGGCCGAGAGAGGGATTTAATGTACCTTTCGCGGTGTTGGATGCAGTGTCGACTTGGATTTGATCGTCCCTTCTCCTAGCCCTGCATTCTCTTCTTCTTTGTTCCATGTGAGGATTCTAGCTTCTTGACTGCTTGGAAGTTCATGCATTCCGAGCGATGCGGTCTCGCTTCGATCACTCTGATAAGCTCCTTTCCAATGGAGCAAGGAGGGCTTTTGGGTCTCTTGTGAGGTGCTGTGCGTAGCAGATGCTGTCGGTTTAGACGAAGTGGTCTTCAAGTGGATGGGGGGGATGAGAGGAAGAACGTCCTTATCCCTTTCGAAAAGCAGTTCCCATTGCCGATTCCGAGTGCAACCGCTGCAATCAATGAGATGACCTAAGAAAATGGTGAAAATAGATGCGCAACCATCGGAATCGAACCCTTACTTACTACACCCATAATATGGTCTTCTTGGTTCTATGGATGTCTAATGCAATTAAAGTCAAGCTGAGTGCTATCGCTTCACAAAGGTAAAAGGTTTTCTCCTCCCCTGTAACCATCCCTATCACCCCTCCAATAGAGGGACGAAGTAGTCAGTGAACCATAGCGGGTTTCATTGATATGTTCGAGTAAAAGCAATCAGCGTGCAAACATGATCGGTTTTTCTTCAATTTGATCGATTGTCTGATTCCATTGGTAGAGGGTGAGGTAATCTTTTCCAGGTTCGATCCGGATGTGGCATGGATATGGACTCGGCTTTGGATCTCGAGTTTATTGTTTGAGAACAGATTTTGAATATGGATTTTCCGTTCCCTTTCCTTTAAGGTAAGGGAGGAGAGGTGAAGGGGTGTTTTGAGAAAGGTGGGGATGTCGATCTGAGGAGAGACTGCTGTGTGGGTAGGGGTTTTCAAGAGGAGAGGAGTCTTCCGAACAGGGAGAGTGATCAGATCCGTCATGTGAAGAGAAGAGAGCGGTTGTAAGATGCAATGATCTCCCTAGAGTTGCATCCAGTGAGGAATTTCAATATCCATCCCGATGACCAGGGGTTATTCAAGAACGGAAAGCTGCTCTCCTGAGGGGTGGCTTAATTTTCCACCAAGACGCGCAACAAAACGAGCCTCGAGAATTTTTTTCGCTCTCTTTCATTCAACCTTTCAAGAGAAGAACGCATGGAGAGGGCGGACTGCCCTTCCATCCTTTCTGTTAACTGAATATAAGCCGTTCCATCTTTATCGAGATATCCTCTGCCCTTTATCTGTATCCATTCTCTCTGTTCACTGCGAGGATGGATTACTTCGGTAGGGAAGCCTGGAGCAACGCGAATGACTGGCTGATGGGAGAAGAGAAGAGGGATGTATCCAGAAGTGGTAATTTTATTTTTGGCAGAAAGCCACTGGATATGGTTATTCCCTTTGTCTACCCGGAGAGTTAACAGTTCCCACCCTTCGATTTCAGAAAAGGGATCTTTTAGAGGGGATGCAAGCCGATTTCTGACCAATGCAGACTCGGA
Protein-coding regions in this window:
- the pyrH gene encoding UMP kinase — its product is MSNSTYAVTTSPIHPSLGSPPLGSPLPPPQEKQLLYYRRILLKLSGEALCGGEGGFGIDANVLRIVAAELSDVHQLGVQIAIVVGGGNIFRGIKGARSGLDRAQGDYMGMLATVINALALQDALEKEGIPTRVQTALEIRQIAEPYIRRRAIRHLERGYIVIFAAGTGNPYFSTDTAAALRAMEIHAECLLKATKVEGIYDRDPFHYPDAAMVPNMSYDRFLTDRIGVMDATAAALCRDNKLPIRIFKLKSGNVKQVVLGEPIGTLVQE
- the aroC gene encoding chorismate synthase; translation: MPLLRWVTAGESHGMRLTAILEGIPAGLPLTPEDINPDLARRQRGYGRGGRMKIEHDQIEFLAGVRHGETLGSPLVLSIENRDHPNWAEAMSPFPSSTNPSNPVTRPRPGHADLVGGLKYFRHDLRDILERASARETALRTAVGAVCKKLLSFLEIDIFGHVTSIGPVKASTEDIPHALLRQRARDSELACADPVAEKAMRDIIRTAAHAKDTLGGTFEIIALGAPPGLGSHTQWDHKLDGRLAQAMMSIHAVKGVEIGDACRISEQVGSTIHDPISYDRSTAQFVRLSNHAGGLEGGMTNGQPVVCKCIMKPFSTLRIPLASVDIITKEPTHAITERSDVCAVPAACVVGESMMAIILTGAALEKFGGDGLQEFLTNAKSYQSQVRDY
- a CDS encoding peptidyl-prolyl cis-trans isomerase, which translates into the protein MNGLRPTQKYLRSDGWMFVMLLAGYCGIGGCRWKSCEETEATSQKQTQKEESHSLTAAQAHQVLARVGDKNITLGDFNELLEQMDRFTRLRYEDMTSRKRLLTEQIHIELLAQEAKAKGYDRDPMVQQEIRSILRDAMLQEGRKETLSPEAIPEEEVKAYFQQHQRDFREPERRRISAIVLRQEEEANRVLSKVLKVDIPSAWGKLVRTYSIKRENVQRVPLDLSGDLGFVDPPEETRPSSSEVPPAVRAAIFEVDQVGHVLTRVVHGEDGRFYILLLNQKTPPRQRSYEETSRLIRVRLAQEKIRARDTQTIEKLKQKYPVRLDEAALSRVSVELPKP
- the bioD gene encoding dethiobiotin synthase; this encodes MPTPLIVVTGTGTEIGKTHFSVSLTLFAGKTQKFIAIKPIESGSQKAELSDSARLAAVSTLHVKHPLPCCYSFREPISPSQASRQENLPIDLNLIVQEIESIRKQADGVLVELPGGLFSPLTDKQLNVDLCVQLNPTRTLLIVPDQLGAIHDTIAVERASYRSGIALSGFIMNHPKDADRSTGTNADEIQRHCSIPYLGSVPRAQPHEIAKGLSELWRAIH
- a CDS encoding cell division protein ZapA; translated protein: MHDSSKSNTIEVEVGGQRIRLVSSEDEAFVHRLADTINQKLEELLPSPKQCPPRTFILVAFILAYELEQERAQRSALYSKTHNFLFHILKKIESIMDD
- a CDS encoding aminotransferase class I/II-fold pyridoxal phosphate-dependent enzyme, coding for MKHSNTPPALFHLEEQLAVLASNHLLRQRSRRSNEKLFSFASNDYLGLASTLAHSSKRGAGASRLISSEQEELFLLENTLSHWLGVEDMLVFTSGYSAQLGTLSALATQEDLIVSDALIHASAIDGARLSKARIAVVPHLDREAIEHHLRHRCEKRAWVITESYFSMDADSPDLASLRKLCNAYGAALLVDEAHAIGVLGPEGKGLCAQANIRPDVLIGGFGKAFGNSGGFAAGCSTLIKWLWNKARSFVFSTGMSPCTATNILEAFRTFTNRPFLREKVLANATLFRAGLKRLELDVRGYGPIIPWVVGSSERALALAQHLSSKGIYVVAIRPPTVPPGTSRLRFTVTANHSENDLEWALRCIKESLACQLR
- the dapF gene encoding diaminopimelate epimerase, with protein sequence MKCKHFQKYEGLGNDFILVYKGEEDEESWFINNAKSLCDRHYGIGADGILLLSPTTKRFCDVRMSVINADGSRAEMCGNGIRAVALHRSRVQENTDAPLLIETDQGILTCQVEEVNEMEGIVQVDMGPVQWEGEIPWTFADRSFRLSLLRVGNPHAVTFDPFLEQDYVAMGEQISQHPQFIEGTNVEWVTMRESTSMEVMIWERGVGLTLACGTGACAVAAAACEKGLAPWDIPLFLHLPGGILTIQMRSSDRHALMRGPVRHVYSGEFYCLRYCGFKGEKCYS
- a CDS encoding bifunctional shikimate kinase/3-dehydroquinate synthase, translated to MATGKSTLGPVLANRLQLPFIDTDTFLAQTHGISIADWFRQRGELSFRSEEQKLLQRLLMEGTPQVIACGGGTLMHRATRHVALEKSWVITLTATPSALAKRIQKAQEKRPLFTNSDLFKRIEELLEERHEAYAECHLSLSTESHTVNQIIENILRTIEREVALVPIGTKSYPILFAAHNPSLLTETLTAFNPSSLMIVTDHNIHQKRGPFIQEALAPFQEITHQLILSPGEISKTLESISSIWESALTLGIDRKTILLSLGGGVIGDLTGFAASTLLRGIRAIQVPTTSLAMADSVVGGKTGFNHRLGKNLIGTYSFPSAGIIDIAHLETLPVREFRAGLAEIVKIGLAAHEPLFVDLENNAENLTENRFERFLPCMQNAIKTKIQIVRQDTYDQGNRLLCNVGHTLGHALEAQGKYTRHLHGEAVALGTIAELYMAYAMGVIPLSLVHRVQNLFFRLGLPHSVAHHELQAAWRFIQGDKKRDGRFLLFPMVKGIGKASVERLPLVDIEKILLGDRFLNEQKAF
- a CDS encoding ABC transporter ATP-binding protein; this translates as MNATPSLLFKTCNLTKIYGLHRILVDVSIDCYSHQISIIQGKNGAGKTTLLRLLAGLIKPTRGNILWVGGERPQIGWAGHECSCYESLSAKENIAFSASLYGINPEKAWAWACDWFGLSLLEQRPLSSLSFGQKQRLALARATLHRPLILLLDEPIGGLDRHSCARLEQFLKKQAAAGVCVLLSTHDTCFAARMGDRFLVLEKGKVVQKAYQSEVGQ